One genomic window of Halorubrum hochsteinianum includes the following:
- a CDS encoding GNAT family N-acetyltransferase, with protein sequence MTGERDQSDSPDRPRPPERPDPPADVTVESATSDDRLDILRVLDAAMLETDADAVDDRIASGDALVARSERTGGVVGALVATRPDPARLHVDAVAVRRARRGRGVGSALVAAAVERGERDDGVETVTAAFDAELRPFYAALGFAIRPADGSGGTAAAPVDSRDSDDDDRLFGRVPTANSEPS encoded by the coding sequence GTGACCGGGGAACGCGACCAATCCGACTCCCCCGACCGGCCTCGCCCGCCCGAGCGACCCGACCCGCCGGCGGACGTGACCGTCGAATCCGCGACTTCCGACGACCGCCTCGATATTCTCCGAGTCCTCGACGCGGCCATGCTGGAGACCGACGCCGACGCCGTCGACGACCGGATCGCGTCCGGCGACGCCCTCGTCGCCCGCTCGGAGCGCACCGGCGGGGTCGTCGGGGCGCTCGTCGCGACGCGTCCCGACCCCGCACGGCTCCACGTCGACGCCGTCGCCGTCAGGCGGGCGCGTCGCGGCCGCGGGGTCGGCTCGGCGCTCGTCGCGGCCGCGGTCGAACGCGGCGAGCGCGACGACGGTGTCGAGACCGTCACCGCGGCGTTCGACGCCGAACTGCGACCGTTCTACGCCGCCCTCGGCTTCGCGATCCGGCCGGCGGACGGCTCGGGCGGCACGGCGGCCGCCCCGGTCGACTCGCGCGACTCCGACGACGACGACCGCCTGTTCGGCCGGGTGCCGACGGCGAACTCCGAGCCGTCGTGA
- the samp2 gene encoding ubiquitin-like small modifier protein SAMP2: MDVTVEVVGEGTDEYSLAADATYDDLIRAAGYHPQEASALVDGAPVPGDRVVDAEAVKILRLIKGGATDGA, translated from the coding sequence ATGGACGTGACCGTCGAGGTCGTCGGCGAGGGGACCGACGAGTACAGCCTCGCCGCCGACGCGACGTACGACGACCTGATCCGCGCCGCGGGCTACCACCCGCAGGAGGCGTCGGCGCTGGTCGACGGCGCGCCGGTCCCGGGAGACCGCGTCGTCGACGCAGAGGCGGTCAAGATTCTGCGACTGATAAAGGGCGGCGCGACCGACGGCGCGTGA